The following are encoded together in the Eriocheir sinensis breed Jianghai 21 chromosome 28, ASM2467909v1, whole genome shotgun sequence genome:
- the LOC127004670 gene encoding protein D2-like produces MEEHGVVPDVLPKAPPATVQVKYADVEANNGNVVTPTQVKSQPQLSWSAEEGAFYTVCMTDPDAPSRENPKFGEWQHWLVANVPGNDVAGGETLSEYVGSGPPKGTGLHRYVFVVYKQPGKLTFDEPRLPNTSANARRSFKINKFAEKYKLELVAGNFFRAEYDSWCEEVHKQFTS; encoded by the exons ATGGAGGAACACGGTGTGGTGCCCGACGTGCTACCCAAGGCCCCGCCAGCCACTGtgcag GTGAAGTACGCGGATGTTGAAGCGAACAACGGCAATGTGGTGACCCCGACGCAGGTCAAGAGCCAGCCACAGCTGTCTTGGTCGGCCGAGGAGGGGGCTTTCTACACTGTTTGCATGACAG ACCCCGACGCCCCCAGCCGTGAGAACCCCAAGTTTGGCGAGTGGCAGCACTGGCTGGTGGCGAACGTACCGGGCAACGACGTGGCAGGTGGAGAGACCCTCAGCGAGTATGTGGGTTCTGGCCCACCAAAGGGGACAG gGCTCCACCGCTACGTGTTTGTGGTGTACAAGCAGCCCGGGAAGCTGACCTTCGATGAGCCGCGGCTTCCCAACACTTCCG CAAACGCTCGCAGGAGCTTCAAGATCAACAAGTTTGCGGAGAAGTACAAGCTGGAGCTGGTTGCAGGTAACTTCTTCCGCGCAGAGTATGACAGCTGGTGTGAGGAGGTGCACAAGCAGTTCACATCTTAA